The Glycine soja cultivar W05 chromosome 4, ASM419377v2, whole genome shotgun sequence genomic sequence ACGTTTATTGGAAAAAACAACCTCAAAGATTTGGGACCAAAAGCAATTAACAATAATCATTGAATAAGTTTCCTCAGCTTAAATTGAGTTAAAAGCTTGTGCTATCACCATCTTTAAATAAAGTATTTTCTACTCTGATACAATGAATAGCACATAGTAGTGTTACGTCCAATACACCAGCAACTTCCATCATATGAAATGGGTTTAATATCCAATTATGAAATCCTTAAAAAAAGAGGATGTTATGGTgatacaaaaacattaaagtttaGAGCATTATCtactttatccaaaaaaaaagagcattATACACTATcatcaataaaaacaaaaatatttaaagtaattaataggaaaaaaaacttaataaatactttataaGAATTGTTAAATGTTTAactttcaaaaaagaaagaactgTAAAATACTTTATAAAAGAACCCTCAATTCCTTCTAATAATTTGTGCCTTTTAGTATTAAGAATTGGGAGtatttaatagtattttaaatatgatttccttcttaaaaaaaatatctgggAATGATAAAGCTACGGTAAATTAATGAGAgattagataatatatatatatatatatatatatatatatatatatatatatatatatatatatatatatattacaaaacgttgactaaatattaattaaactaatactGCGTGACGCAAACATTTTTCTTGGGAAACTGGATatgagaaattataaaatttgatgaagCTTTGGGCAAAATCCCACCCCGCATTTTTGTTTGGCATCATGTATCTGCAATTTTGCATTTTGAGTTTTGtcagaaacaaacactttaATGATgacaaggataaaaaaaaaagggagtttTGTAATTTGTGAAATAGATGAATTATTAAGGATCACTTTGGTGGAGATGAAACatagagaaaataagaaagagagaataaaaatagaggaaagaTACATGGAAAAGGAATGATCagtattttgtaatatttttacttctatttcttttaaatcaaatattattaatttattattcttattctatttcttatttatttttattaatttatttctttttttctattttcattaattttattttcacgtatttctttttttcttgccAAATGCAccataattaaaaagaatagaGAACAAGTTCAATATTCGGCATCAATTGTTAGTAACTTGCatgttttgagttttttttttaagcaaactTGTTTTGAGTTTAATAAGCACTATTAGtgtaacttttatttataatagatCAAAatcattgatataatttttaaaataattattataattaaatgttaataaatttattatacataatgaTCAAATATAATCATAAAGTTACTTTACATTTTGTTGTAATGATCAATTGATGTGAATAGTAAAATGGAATAAAGTGAAGTAGATATTTTTTATGGAGGGTTATAATATTTCATGTTATTAATATACCTTcattatattttgtaataatatttttacatgtttttggttgttcTACACTATGGATCAggcaaagattaaaaaaagttgTTAGGAAATGAAGAAAGAATTGTTTATAATGTATTCATTTAAAGATAATCcaataattatttagataagaatatttaaatatatcttttagtaaggaaaaaatagattaaattatttttaaatattaaattgttacttttattttgaaaaatattttagtataataatatattggaTTGGTTAcagataattataattaaagatcataaaaataataaataaagaaaaattgattaattaaatattaatgtgGGTTGTTCAAAGATTTTTATATAAGGGTACAcagtttattcttttaaaatcacATACATAAATGGTTATTTTAAATTACGGTTATGACCCTTCTTATTTCTTCTTGTACATTAAATTTTTGTGCATTgcaattctttctttcttaaataTGTGTGATGATGTGTATAATATATGCCTATATGTACTTGATTTATAATAGGTTATATTATATTCATGAGTtaaattatgtgaattttaaatgctagtagttaaaaaaatgaatagaatATTCAAATAGCATACATTGACGtaaattcattaatttgatttgtgAATATTTTTCGGTGTGTTTGTGTCTCGCATTTGGATGATTGAAtacatattcattttatttattcatttgactaTCGATATATATGAGATATCTCTATCTAAGATggagataaaatttatattagataCTTTCATATGGGATGAGAAAGAGTTCTGAATATCTCCATCCATGATAAGGAAGACAATAAGACCTCATTACATATAATATGAGTTTATAAGTCATTTGAAGAATCTAAGATCTATACAAATTTTGGGAACCAAAGAATTAAGTTTTGTGATTTTGACAATCACTAAGTTGTGtctgttaaatttattttgatgcatttatgtgttgttgtttatttaaatattttatttattcaaaatttcatgaattgtgattattttaatatgattttgattGGCATGtaaatatacacatatatagtcttattttaaattcatcgTGGATACCACAGTTGATTTTTGGATTACcgcattgattaaaaataatattatttacgaatttttattagttgttttattTGCTGGAATTATCATTCTATTATAAGTGTGATTTTAAAagcatgagaaaaaaattattgagttTGAGAAAACTTgaagacataattttttttagttaaatttattttaagttggTTAAAACTTAAGAACAAGATGCGGGATGGTATCATTTTCATTGTAACGAAGACTAGGGATTTACATTCATGAACACACaacaagaaataaataaaaaaaatactgaaagCACTTATTCTATCAAAATAATttagcatttattattttaagtaattaaaaatatttaatcattttaaatatttttacataatatgCCGATATAGCTATATAATAGAAAAtcgtataaaaaaattcattaaataaaaaaaaaattattatactaaAAATGATCTATCTTTGTTTGAATTTAAGCACTTTAGTACAtaagatataaaaattattctatttactgatttattaattaatatctttaaGATACTTATTAAGaccttaataaaatatataaaagaaataatgaaaCATACATATATGGATATTTCCGATTTACAAATTCTCAGATATTGATAGACATTCATCAAGCGAGTAACGTCAAAGATTGAACATTCATGGCGTTCTCTATGAAAAACGGTGGGAAGGACCTGTGATTGCAGTCAGTACTGTACAGAGAGGTATATAAGTATAGGAAGGTGCCCCTcaattttgaatgaaaatatatcttatatataagtatagGAAGGTGCCCCTcaattttgaatgaaaatatatcttatatataagtatagGAAGATGCCCCTGGGATGCAtgtatgtctttttttttactttaaatagtaaatctatgatttttttatgttaaaacttaaaataattaaattataaataaattgacgatagtaagtaatttttttatattttatattttaagatttttattgaacggtatattttaataacatttaaaaaataataaagattatttaagaaataaaaaagaatataaataataataaataacaaaaaagaatgatatatatatatgattataaatcacaaatttaaaaataattaaaaatatgtattgaTTATAATTTAAGTGTATAACATTTATGTAGCTTGACTATTTAAAGCTCGTCTCTATAAGGATATGTTATGTAATAATCGAATTTAAACTTTATCctaaaattttatatgtattttcaaTTGAATCACATTTATTggatacataaaaattaaaaggttttttttttctttgaaaacagATGTATCCTTTACTATATTCAAAGCAATCATGTTTAAGTTTAGTAGGCCgactataaattattataaacgaTTTTTTTGACCGATGCAACTAACTTTGATTAGctaattaattatgtatttttttaaaaagtattatttctcttatttatttaatagactcatttatttataatatctctttccaaaaaattaattagtgttGCACAAACTTAGTACTAATATAGAGAGATTAAGACCCACAAAAAGAAATTCCAAAACTCAACGTAAACAAAAAGCTCTATAtggttttttatattattagtactaCTAAAACAATATACGGTTGAAgcagtaaatttttttatacatgaatGAAACAGTAAATAaagtttattaatataatatcataattaaggataaaaattaaacgAAGTCGTTAATTGCTTCAcgacttaaaaataaataaaaaaacataaaatgaaaagtaaatctctatatgtatatttctttcattttcttatagaaaaaaatgtgttatgaattaaaaaaatttgaaaagaattttttcaaaactatactccatttttattttccaacatgcagaatagaaataattaattatcatgtTTAAGTGGAAAGAGAAACATTATAAACAAGTAaatctataaaaatatataagtgagagaaataatgatttttttgaagTATACATAATTAATGAGCTAATCAAAGTTAGTTGTAAGTGAATAGTTAATAAGTATTAACctatgcaaagttgtacatacATGTTAGAAATATCTTATTATAAAACTCTCCTTTCATGTATTTGGTTTcactattttgtttaatttaagttCTATTAAAAGAGTATTAGAGAAattagaaacaataaaaattaaaaagataaaataggtaaaattattactagcttattttttcttttgctttgtacgactttttacattaattttttaaaataattatgttatgGAGTCAACCGGTCATaccttaataatataaaataattttatatttttattcaatcataaataattattaatatgatttttaaattaattatcataaaagtcattaaatatattaaatatgattatttgtAATTGGATAATgataatctaatttttttatttttatgagagaaaaaatatttatgtaatatatttaaataaaaatttattttgtgggAACAATTGTCCCATTATTTTGTACATAGATCCTCCCATATATACATATTCATCTTTTTATATCTCTTTTTAGtagtaaaatttgttttaaaaatatactgctatttaatttcttttctatAAACTTGTGATGCTGTTTCAAAACTAACACAGATAACGAATCTAATCGAACCTACTTCTAGTTCTAGTTCCAGCATTGACATAATGATTAAACTCCAGCACTGTTTAGTAACTAGCCCTTTGCAGTCAGTCACATTATGATGATCCACTACCGCCATGATTGAGAGACCCACGCCCTTGTTCTGACAATATGCATGCATTTTGCAATAATGCAGATATATGTTGTGCTTTTCGATGTCGATTCTCTTACCATCTTAAATAAAGGAGGACAGtatttaaatagtatttttcaCTCCATAATAATTGGAAGATTAAgcctttgttttaaaattataaaacctgtgtatggAGTGACATATCCTAATTTCTGGGTGCAACTTAATTCGAGTGAATttgagtttaaatttaaataatattttaagtttggattattaaaataaataaaaataaaaaatatttttttattaaaggtgATTAATTAAATTCTCTTATAGATATAATCATAAACAAAGTTAATGAAAAATTCTGCACTTGTAGCacaataagaatgaaaaattaaattaatgaacatcatttgttttattttttgataaattcaaatgtaCACCATTGGCTCATAGGTTTGGTAGAGGTGGTTCGCTTAGGATTCTGAATGAACCATTAAGTTATTAAGTTGTGAATCGATTGATGTAGAATTATTATAGGTTTTGAGTTCGAATTGAAAGTGTGAAACCACATTAAAAGCTTGGAGGAAAAAAATCATGGCTCGATCAAAGTGATGTTACTTGTCTCCAACAAGTTGGTTGGATACGTGttgttcataaaaaaagaaaagtagaaaTGTTAGTAGtagatataatattaataacttCGAAATAtcttgttaatttaatttaaaggaatgaaagagatataaaaatgaattaaaataataaaaaggataaatatttaaattaaaataaaatataaaaatataagactcacgtgaattttttaaatttttatttcaaatacatCGAAGTATAATAGAAAACTAGCTAAGCAAAAGGTAATAGTTTGTATATAGTAGAAGACTGCTAGCTGTACCACGTTGATTACCATCTAAGCCAAATAAGTCAGGCTTTTGGCAATGAGTTCCAAAGTAACAGATTGCTAATGCTACTGTTAGGATATCCATTTTGTAGTTGTAGCTCTGAAGAAAATATAGTAAATACTAGTACTATATATACACAGTCAGAGGCACAGTTATGATAGAGGCAGTAAGAGGTGCAGGGCATATGGTACGGATGTGTGATTAATAGAAATTGCATTGACGTTCCTAAGTTTTGGAGCCCTCATGAATCGGGTCTTGTGCTAAGCCATCACATGTGAGGGGTGTGATGATGTGACCCTTTTCGTTTTCAGTGTACGGCACGCTGTTTTCCATAGAGTGAGTGACTGAAGATTGAATTAGAAATAAGTTCTGCCATGTGAGAGCATTTTGTGACTTTCATGAACTGGGCCCCGGCTTTTGTGGCACCATACCCCAACTAGGACTTGGAGTCATCTACTCTATGATGATCCTTTCTGGAAATGTATGGCTTCCCATTCTGTGATAGATAACATCACTATAAATACAACAGCAACATTGCCAACCTCTTTTCACTCCTAAATTAAGTCAATCATTAGATGATCTTCAAGTGCACGCTCCAACAATATTCACTTCAGTCTTCAACACTTATTCACTACCTATAATTGAGCTACAGGTACACCATCTTGAATTGAAACCACCCCAGATCAGATCACAATCACATTAGATATGGGTATTCGTCTGCCAATATTCATGGCTCTTCATGCCAACAAGATGTTCAAGTGGCAGCAGCATCTCCATAGTAGAAACCACTCGAATGTTCCAAAGGGCCACATAGCAGTGTATGTTGGAGAGGCTCAAAAGAAAAGGTTTGTGGTTCCAATATCTTACTTGAACCATCCTTCGTTTGTTGACTTGCTAAACCGAGCTGAGGAAGAGTTTGGCTACAATCATCCAATGGGCGGTCTCACAATCCCTTGTAAAGAAGAGGCATTCATCACTCTCACCTCTCAACTACGTGCCTCCTGAAGGATCTATCTATCTTCATTTTTCAGCCTGTACTCAAACATTTGAGTGTTTTTCCTACTGACTCCACTCTTTGTAATTATATTGACTGTTTGTGAGAGCAAAATAGCCACTACCTAATTTAACTAGTtcagtttttgtaattttgtagaTTCTAAAATTCATTTCCTGTCATTTTAAAGCTTGCAAATTAAAGCTATGCTAGTAGTTCAATGCTGCAGCTTGCCTTTTGTAGTTaccatattattatattattttgaggCTACCGTTGGTTCATTGTAAATGAtgattaaacataatttattgtaaaatcttataattaataataggaataataataacaataataataatgattttaacaagtaaattaaattaatatatatcttcTTAAAGTTAAATTgagtagttatttatttatatgataattGAATTCAATTATAGTTTTATATTCAATTTGCGTAGTGTTATAcgtatatagtatttttttagataagcaaatattaaaatcttatttgCATCAGGACATGTTTGCCGTCTTTTGTATTTTAATCCCCGACTAATGCGAAGTTTGTCCAAAGTCTATGTAAAATTTGTGAATATCCATATCCCAACATATTAAATAGAGTCTTGTAAGGatagttaaatattttagaatattttctcCTACAAGTATTCTTATGATATAcataaatgttaattaaaaacaaggaataaacaatattaaaaatatttgtttcatttttatttttaaaattgatcgaTCATCAAGTTATAAGATGacaaaagtttaaatatttatttaataaaccaAAACACAACCTAGTTGTTATGTCTTGCATGCACATaattcaagttaaaagttaaaaatatactttaatttgGTTAAATAACcacattaatttcaatttttataaatggGTTTGGAACTTAAATTTGAGAATATATAAGCATTTGGATGCAAGGATTCTTAAATgagttttaaaactattttaactcacttttaaaaacagaaaaaaattttaattttttagttttcaatttttagaaGTTATCTTGTATCTTTCGATAATGTATTCCTCCCTTCTTCATACGCTACCTAATCTTTTATGCctcccattttattttttttgacagCTTTATGCCTCCCATGTACTCTCTGCTAGAGGTGACAAATTAAAAGCGTTAAGTTAACTAACCTGACTCGAACTTACTTAATGAAATATAACGCTTAGGCTTTAAATTTTGAGcacaaattaaatatgttttttaaccTATAATTTGATCCGTTCTAATCTGAGCTTAACTTGCAAAAGCGTACATAAAAGCCTTTTACTAGTTTAAGCCTTATTTTAGAAGCTCGAATTAAATGAGTTTTTCATCCGACTTGCATCAAGTTTGCAACCATAATCCACTCAATGAAATGTGAGATTGTGTTCAAAATTTTCAGCACaaattaattttgagcattt encodes the following:
- the LOC114408419 gene encoding auxin-responsive protein SAUR21-like, whose amino-acid sequence is MGIRLPIFMALHANKMFKWQQHLHSRNHSNVPKGHIAVYVGEAQKKRFVVPISYLNHPSFVDLLNRAEEEFGYNHPMGGLTIPCKEEAFITLTSQLRAS